In the genome of Heterodontus francisci isolate sHetFra1 chromosome 15, sHetFra1.hap1, whole genome shotgun sequence, one region contains:
- the fundc2 gene encoding FUN14 domain-containing protein 2 isoform X3 encodes MAEAKEQGNENGQFEVLDLAEYAKRQRWWNRFFGRNSGPIAEKYTVATQLMIGGASGWCAGFLFQKVGKLAATAVGGGFFLLQIANHTGYITVDWKRVERDVNKAKKQLKIGKNKVTPEVHGVIDEVTVFVKKNIVLTGGFVGGFLIGLAS; translated from the exons ATGGCGGAGGCGAAAG AACAGGGCAATGAGAATGGCCAGTTTGAGGTGTTAGATTTGGCTGAATATGCCAAACGACAAAGATGGTGGAATCGATTCTTTGGAAGAAATTCTGGGCCAATTGCTGAGAAATATACAGTAGCAACACAGCTGATGATTGGAGGAGCCAGTGGTTG GTGTGCGGGGTTCCTGTTTCAGAAGGTTGGAAAATTAGCTGCAACAGCAGTTGGTGGAGGCTTCTTCCTGCTCCAG ATTGCCAATCACACAGGGTACATCACTGTTGACTGGAAGCGAGTGGAGAGAGATGTGAACAAGGCAAAGAAACAGTTGAAAATTGGCAAGAATAAGGTCACTCCAGAAGTACATGGTGTAATTGATGAG GTGACTGTGTTTGTGAAGAAGAATATCGTCCTCACTGGGGGGTTTGTTGGTGGATTCCTAATTGGACTTGCATCATGA
- the fundc2 gene encoding FUN14 domain-containing protein 2 isoform X2 yields the protein MWEWNQEQGNENGQFEVLDLAEYAKRQRWWNRFFGRNSGPIAEKYTVATQLMIGGASGWCAGFLFQKVGKLAATAVGGGFFLLQIANHTGYITVDWKRVERDVNKAKKQLKIGKNKVTPEVHGVIDEVTVFVKKNIVLTGGFVGGFLIGLAS from the exons ATGTGGGAGTGGAATCAAG AACAGGGCAATGAGAATGGCCAGTTTGAGGTGTTAGATTTGGCTGAATATGCCAAACGACAAAGATGGTGGAATCGATTCTTTGGAAGAAATTCTGGGCCAATTGCTGAGAAATATACAGTAGCAACACAGCTGATGATTGGAGGAGCCAGTGGTTG GTGTGCGGGGTTCCTGTTTCAGAAGGTTGGAAAATTAGCTGCAACAGCAGTTGGTGGAGGCTTCTTCCTGCTCCAG ATTGCCAATCACACAGGGTACATCACTGTTGACTGGAAGCGAGTGGAGAGAGATGTGAACAAGGCAAAGAAACAGTTGAAAATTGGCAAGAATAAGGTCACTCCAGAAGTACATGGTGTAATTGATGAG GTGACTGTGTTTGTGAAGAAGAATATCGTCCTCACTGGGGGGTTTGTTGGTGGATTCCTAATTGGACTTGCATCATGA
- the fundc2 gene encoding FUN14 domain-containing protein 2 isoform X1 yields MYNIYEQGNENGQFEVLDLAEYAKRQRWWNRFFGRNSGPIAEKYTVATQLMIGGASGWCAGFLFQKVGKLAATAVGGGFFLLQIANHTGYITVDWKRVERDVNKAKKQLKIGKNKVTPEVHGVIDEVTVFVKKNIVLTGGFVGGFLIGLAS; encoded by the exons ATGTACAATATATatg AACAGGGCAATGAGAATGGCCAGTTTGAGGTGTTAGATTTGGCTGAATATGCCAAACGACAAAGATGGTGGAATCGATTCTTTGGAAGAAATTCTGGGCCAATTGCTGAGAAATATACAGTAGCAACACAGCTGATGATTGGAGGAGCCAGTGGTTG GTGTGCGGGGTTCCTGTTTCAGAAGGTTGGAAAATTAGCTGCAACAGCAGTTGGTGGAGGCTTCTTCCTGCTCCAG ATTGCCAATCACACAGGGTACATCACTGTTGACTGGAAGCGAGTGGAGAGAGATGTGAACAAGGCAAAGAAACAGTTGAAAATTGGCAAGAATAAGGTCACTCCAGAAGTACATGGTGTAATTGATGAG GTGACTGTGTTTGTGAAGAAGAATATCGTCCTCACTGGGGGGTTTGTTGGTGGATTCCTAATTGGACTTGCATCATGA